Below is a genomic region from Diabrotica undecimpunctata isolate CICGRU chromosome 7, icDiaUnde3, whole genome shotgun sequence.
CGTAATTATGTCGGCTGGGTTATCATGCGAGTCAACATGATGCCAGCTATATCCATTAGAAAGCCTTTGTATTTCCGACACCCTATTTCCAACGAAGGTTTTCCATTGTGACGGTTCACCCAAAATCCAATAAAGAGTTATCATTGAATCAGACCAAAAATGTACCTCATCAAAGCTAACACCTATTGTTGCGATAACCTCCGATGCCAATTTGGCAGCCAATAAAGCACCACACAATTCCAATCTAGGCAAAGATATTGTTTTTAAGGGTGCTACCCTTGATTTCGCACATAAAAAATGAACTAAGCAAGAACCACCTTGATCCAGTGACCGAATGTAGAGTGCTGCGCCATAAGCAGACTCTGAAGCGTCACTGAAACAATGTAATTGTCTATTAATTGGATTAGAACACAAAACTTGCCTGCTAATGTGAGTTTTCTCCAAATCTGCAATTGATTCCCTAAACTGGTTCCAAGCTGTGTGTAAATCTAAAGGTAAAGACTCAtcccaatttaattttaattgccaTAGTGATTGCGTTATTAATTTAGCTTTAATTATAACTGGCCCTACTAGTCCAAGAGGATCAAATATCTGTGAAACTAAAGACAGAACTGTTCTTTTGCTAACCTTTGTGTAATtagaaaaattgattttatattgaAGCGAATCTATCTTTGAGTTCCAATAAAGCCCTAATGTTTTTGTTGTAACATCATCTGCAAGATAATGTTCAATGTCTCCCTTTATTTGAATATCCTCATCAAAAATTTCAGGTTTGTTTGATACCCATTTTCTAAGTGAAAATCCTGCTGtgcacaaaatattatttaatttatcctTTAATGATTTTACTTCTTCAATTGAACTCCCTTCTGTAAGCAAATCATCAacataaaaatcctttaaaatcacCTGGGAAGCTAGAGGCAGGTTCAATTGATTCTCATGAGCTAATTGTTGTAATCTTCTTATGGCCAAAAATGCTGCTGGAGCGGTCCCATATGTTAGCGTTTTCAGCTTGTATGTCTCAACTGGTTGCTCATCCGAAAACCTCCATAATATTTGTTGTAGTTTTTGCTGAGTTTTGCAAACAAAAACCTGTCGATACATCTTTTCGATGTCTGAAGCTATAACTACATTATGTTTTCGAAAACGAAGAAGAATGCACATTAAATCATCTTGTAATTTTGGTCCGACCATTAGAACATCATTTAATGACAAACCACTGTCAGTTCTAGCTGACCCATCAAACACTACCCTTAATTTTGTAGTTAAAGACGTTTCCTTTAAAACTCCATGATGTGAAAGATAGTAGTTGGGTGTTTCTGAATTGAAGTCAGTTTTATCTTCAACCTTTGACATGTGACCCAACTGGATATATTCCTGCATAAactcatggtatttaattttcatttccaaatttttatttaatttattttccaataattgAAATCTTTTTAGTGCATTACTATAAGAATCTCCTAAGTCAGAAATGTTTGACCTTGTTggtaatttaacaacaaaatgacCGTTTTCATTTTTAATCGTGCTAGCTTCAAACAACTCTTGACAATAAATGTCCTCCGTGGACATAACCTTTTTTGCACCAAATTCTTCTATTaaccaaaatttttcaatttggtTTTCCAAAACATTAGACGAAAAATTACATACCACTGAATTGTTGCTAACCTTAATTGATTGACTAACTGGCCCTGAAATAACCCATCCCAACTTAGTTTTTTGGAGAATTGGTTGATCTTTGCCAAGTTTTATCTGACCCACACATAATAATTGCCAAAAAACTGATGCTCCCAGTAATACATCAATTTGTTTTGAAACCCCAAATCTTTCATCTGCAAGTACAATgtttttaggaatatttataAAATCCAAGTTTAAATCCGAAGTTGGTAAATTGTCAGAAATTTTATCAATTACCAATAAAAATGCATTTGTTTGATAATTGCTAAACTTTGATAAAAGTGTCCCATTTAATGCCTGAGAAATGTTTGTTATACCTTGACCTAAACCTTTAACCGGAATGTGTACCTTATCTGCCCGTaattgtaatttttcaaaaaatgaacgtgATATAAAATTTGACTGTGAACCTGAGTCCAATAAAACTCTACATTCATGCAAAATTCCATATTTGTCTTGCATATATACTAAGGCCGTTGAAAGtaaaatatcagtttttaattTGTATGATATACCTTGCTtagaatgatttaaaaaattaattgaatcctGACCTATATCACCCGAATGTGATTCTAAAAAACATGTCTGACCTATATCACCCGAATGTGATTCCAAAAAACCTGTCTGACCCAAAAAGTTTAATTGAGATGTACCTTCCATTGAATTATTAATTATGGAATGCACCTTGTCCCTGAATATGTACTTCCTTTCCCTGATTAGATATGCCATTTCCCTGTGTGTGTGTTTCTTTCTGGGTAGATATACCACAAATTTGTGATTGAACCTTTGATCCGTTGAGTTGAGTTGCATTTGTTTGTAAAtgagaattgtttataaatttaccATCCATATGTAAAAGAGTATTGCGTCGTTTTCCACAAAGTTTACAACCTCCCCATGTACAATGTTGTACTAAGTGTCCATCCTTTAGACAGTTCCAACATGCTTTTGATTTTGTTACCTCTTGTCTTCTAGCTGACACtgataaattatgaaattttttacATGAATAAAAATAGTGCGGTATATTACAAAGTGCACATTGTTTGGACGTTGCAATGAATGACTTTGATAATGTCATTTTTTGCacccttttttttgtttcctttgatATTTGCTCTATATCTTGTTTATCCCTTTCTGAATTTTGTAAGTGTTGTACTTTATGATCTATAAATGCTTAGAATTCCTGTATCGTAGAAAATTCGTTAACTGGACCCTTTTCTTGCCATTCCTTATTTGTGTAATAATCAAGCTTTTTCTTTATGGTACAAAGTAAAAGAACATCCCAATGTTCAACTGGATAACCTAACATACCTAGtgactttaaatttctttttatacAATCTGACAATTTCTTTAATTCTAAACTATTTATCTGACTTATTTTTGGATATTCATATATAGCTTCAATATGACCACGTGcaataagttttttcttttcatatgttTCAGATAAAAGTTGCCATGCAATAGTAAAATTTTTGCTAGTAGTTTTTAGCTGCTCCAGTTCATCCTGGGCATCCCCTATTAAAGCCCTTTTTAAATAGTGAAGCTTGTCAACATCATTTAAATCAGAATTTTCTATGACCATACTAGTAAAACTATCTCTAAATTCTAACCAATGTTGATAACAACCATTAAAAGTTGGAACCTCCAGTGGTGGTAACCGTACATTTTTTAAGCTATTTCGATCTAAACTAGTATTGTGACCTGAGTTTGCTATAGTATCGTTTAAATTAACTTCattctttaatataatttcttCAGAGGCTATTAGTTTAAAATATGCATCCTGAAAATCTAACCTTTCTTGTAATTGTTCCTCTGATGTGTCTAATAAGTCAATTTCACTTTGTATTTGATCAAAATCATTCCACCATTCTTTGCATTTGTCAACCCTAACTTGTAATTCTACTAATTTATCGTGAGTAAAACTGCTTATAAATGAATCAAATTTTGTAATTTGTGCCTTAAAGATACCACGCTTTCTTTTTAAAACTGTTAACTGATCCATTGCATCGACTATGTATAATATCAATAAAGTTTAAAGCTTGCTATTAATAAATCCTAACAAACCGAAATTATAATAACCTTGTGACACAAATTAATATCTCTCTTATTCCAGGATAGGTATTATAGGAATGAAAAATGTGTACTCACCACATACCATGCCATGTTAACTTTTTCACTTGCCGATAAAAAATACACTAACACTTGTTGCTTGTTGATAAAATCCGTTCGAATGACCATGAATAAAGTTTTTATGTCTGAGCCTTCAGAAGTATTGTGGACTGTAttccttgtataaaaaatatttattctgactttaacacttttattataataattttataaaaccttaaaattaacaaaaccaaaaaagaaTGTCTTATTTCTGCTTTACAGCTACGCGTGGCGTCGTTGTCGCTAGTATTCGATGCATGCGCCCTGTGGTCCGTGCAGGGACGGCTCTTGCACTGTTGACTGCTGAACACACAGTATTGTGTTATAAGAGATTTACTTTACACAAAGTATTGTGTTGGTTAAGAAGAAAACGTGAACACAAAATATTGCTTCTCACTTAGCACTATTTGACGTGTAACGTGTAGCTTAATAAATTACGTACTTTCCACAAAGTATTATGTTATTGGTGAGAGAATCTCAGAAACAAAGTAATGCATCTGTTTGAGGTGTTGAGTCTAACGAGTAAAACTATGCACTTAAAAAGTATTGTGTTAGTTGAGAGAAAACTGGGCGTCCTGTTTTTGAAATAATTCGTATAATTCATGAAGATCATTTTTGGCTTCATAAAAGTTTATGGCGTTGTCTGACCAAATGCATAATGGAGCAGAACGTCGAGCTATAAATCTTTTGAGGCATAGCATATAAGTTTCGGCAGTAAGACCAGTCGTCAACTCCGAATGAACACATTAGAAGTGGTACTTATGAAGAATACCACATAAACTTTATATACGGGAAACATACTGAAATAGACGTGTACCAACCACTCGATTATAATGCAGATCTGCCATAAGCTGCGTGGGAAGTTTCGTGGAGAATCTTGAATCAACTCGAATCAACACTTGACATAGTCGTGAATGACCTGTTTAACTTGACAAATTTCATTCAAAGGCCAGTATTTCAATCTAAAATATGACAAAGTTGTTTGAGGATCAATATGCCCTaatgagatgtgtatatttgcaagCATTCGGgagaccatatatttttttttttggatttattagaaaatttgaaCCATCGTCCACATTTTAAAGAGGTCTGGATCCTTTACTAGATTTTTATATCTTGTGGTAAtattatatggagaaggagaagaagagaacagagaaataatcattaacgaaactcacgatagagtactaatatcagaagaagagctacaagaacgaataaaaaaaaattaaaaaacagaaaagcacctggtcctgataagataaacaatgaactgctaaaatatggaggaacaacactacgcaaatggcttcTAAAATTATTcatcgatataataaataccggagtagtaccagcggaatggaaggaaagtctcctgctaccgatacttgaAAAGGGAGATCGAGAAAttctgaaaattatagaggcattagtctgatgaatagtatattaaaattaacggcagtcataaaagataaaatcgaggaaaaagcgaacatggcagatgaacaacaaggcttccggaagaaccgcagcacaatagacgcaatttttattatcaaacaaataatagagaagtctattgaatatggaaaaccagcatacatgtgctttgtaaatttaaaaagtgcttttgacagggtgaagcgaaatgacatcttaaatttattacaagctgaacaaatagaccatcagataataaggaccaTTAATGAAAttaccaagaacaacaagaccagagttataatgccaacaggggaaacagaatgtatagaactaaaaggaggaatccgccaaggagactcgctcagcccattgttattcaatatggtgatgaatcaaataattcacgaagtaagaaaacgacacggataccacatgggagcgcataaaatcacgatactatgctatgcccatgatgtagtactaattgctgataacgaagataacctacaaaggcagctccacaccttcaatatcacagcaaataaacttaatatgagaatatcagtagaaaaaactgtatggtgatcagtaaagagccgcgtagatgcaaactagaaacagacggcaaaattgtagaacaagtaatgaaattcaattacctaggagtagagatcactagtgacagggatataaaaacagagaccacaaggcaagcatcaaaagcggcaagagtaagtggttgcctccgagaaaccatatggagaaacaaatatctgaccatggaaagcaaaatgaaagtatacaagacaacagtaagactaatcctaacatatgcagcggagacaagaaccgatacaagaaagacgaaaaaacaaatcaacaatatcgaaacgaacgtattaagatcaatagcgggcatatcattaagagacagacaaaccaacaggagtatacgcgaacaatgcaaaattcaaaatattaacaggtgaataaaaagaagaaaaaaaactggaacgaacatgtaaaccaaatgggaccagatagattagcgaacatctgtaaaaacaacaagccgtatagcagaagacccgttggaaggccgccaaaaaggtggaaagataatgtacagtcaacaacgactaaaacagaataagaggcagacaattTATTAACCCTGTTTTGAATATAAGGAGTATAAGAGAATTTATTAGCGAGAGACCATGTGAAAGCTATTATACTATCTGAGTATATATGAGTACCTACTTGTAATAGTGAATCTATACTGTATGGTATAAAGAACATTTTGTGTCATAGTAACACCTAACAAAATTGCGTTTAATTCCAGGCGCGTAATTGTCAAGTTTTGTTTTATTGGAGTAATCCCACTTTTTGAAGTGACTATATAGATCATTATACAATATTCtgagatataaatatatatatatatatatatatatatatatatatatatatatattgatttattgtatattttataataaattgtacaatgggaattcactctataaaatattgcggttaccataactcctaaatataaatcaaacaaatatgtcatttatttagatatgctaaaaaaatttaaatttttattcttatagttgtaagtattaaaatattcactttgtttacatataataattaattattctaataaatttacagttttctcctgaagaagtcacaaaatcgtgacgaaatattgagactgaacaaatagagttttatttcctgaccgattgctgatactataaatcaatatttaaaacagtacggtcgaaaaataatttgaaaaaaaatatatatatatacatatatgtatatatatatatatatatatatatatatatatatatatatatatatatatatatatacatctagcggttaatgtaagctccgttctaaaacggtattatactaactccagtagaatatacaccgtgtatattattatctgcgtagcgctttatgtagactccgagcaacacgtaggattaagtgaactctgtaataggttaaaacacttttgggatccgtatgtataccttcgcgtacacaactaaactcttgcgatgttgccaataatttgattagtcgtagactttcaaattttacagcaggtacattttggaacttcaaatttatttaaatatcaatcaatttagtcatcgagaaattttacaaatacttggttaatgcagttagatattttagagtggtaatttatattacttgctttaattatttttaaacttaagtagtgcctattataaacttggaaaaggcaagagttcatttttatttattagttttttttttaaatgcgttggcactgaaatatttattatataaatgaacgttccggtgtttcgattgctacagtttatgacgtataaaatatttgtttcatggagtagtaaaatttaaattataacaatttataaatcatgcttaaaattccaattttttaccgtctaatttcaatatttcgatttttaaatgtagggaattcaatatcctatatactatattttagatacacataaacacatggagacacttatggcagatactaaaagaagaaatatttgggttccttagggtatcttgattctcggtaacatatctattacaattacatataatatgttcggtcttattgttttaaatgctttgtcgcttgtacaagctattattattttcaactttatataattgtgtttttgtatctttcgttgtcaggcatatcaaaatttaatttttaatttagaagtaaatgtatatataatattcttttttctgtcacttagtttaaatatagatcacttatattcttcttgcttatttatttttattcgtaatacttattaacgtacgtaataacgtacccgtttttgcaaaaagcaacaacgagtacgaaagatatcgggtatcaggggtggtatttgtcaatctaaatgccacttacgacatattaaataagagaacatttctccaaagctgcatgacatcgccttggataaaaacattacttgttttatccgcgtatatctacagaatagaagatttttcgtatcattcaatggtaagatgaagaacgcagatgaatggtctcgcttggggtagcgtaatggcacctacactgtattacatttacacaaatgattaaccgataacagtagatactaggactttcatgtagacgatacattgcacaaccaaaacttttgttgctgaagtgaaaaaaaatctaaatgattgccttaaatataataaaatgaactacgaattaattttaagccaaaccccgaaaaatcttaggagcgctccttcaatttgtctaagacaggcgctttcacaaaactgaatatctaatctaatataaatctaatataatctatagtctaatataaatacctttttttaaacgcatctaccacgcagagacATTAGCGTATTTAGcttaatgttacagttgatacaaatagtgtatatacattagttcacaattaataataataatatgtatgtgtattacaatgtatgttttaaatcttatgaagaagtttacagtcgttaagataagaaattattctttttgtatctgtattttcttctagggcagttgggtatgctatatttcgtTTACTGTTATATTtaagacactgtattaaaaaatgttttaacgctagaacacggttgcacacttcacaaacttttgtttaatgacggttgacgatatctctgatttcttaggtttgtttgatgtcgatagccggaacagatattgtccatggcgcagggttgtggattgaggaggtatcataagtttttgaaaattgaaaatttaatttggataagtatgatcgtatacgaaagtaaaaaggatgatcaatttgatgtgtttgttaaaatttattagtaaatcgatcagcaaaaacgttatgcacaactggattatttcggtttgatgacactgctgctgcttatgttaggcttagtggaaaatatgaattttactataacgaaatataaacaaaccatgaaaatttgaagatttgaagaaagaaaatgtcaaattaggctagagcaataactgaaacaaaagaatcaattgggaataatgtcagtcatcatatatttactctaaaaataactaacaaaagatagacattaaatgagaagtaaaaattaaaagaataatatgtcactaaaagacttgatttgtaacgattatcaaaatttaattaaagtcacaaatgtcatccgattaataacaacattaaatcgtctgtcaataaaaaatgtgaagaacaattggacaacacatagtttggatttagaagtggattgggaacaaaagaggaattgtgggCAATggaggtactattacaaaaatgcagagattataatgaaaacatatttatatctaatatagattttcaaaagtatttggcatagttcaacctggtaagcccatacatgcattaaaatacatacacctagataccaagatattaatttactaaaaaatctactaaactcaaacagcggtcatgcgggtgaaagatagagaaacaaatcaagcagaaattcaaaaaggagtcagccagagatgtgcgTTGTCAACTAATaggtattttaggagacactatgggaaagaagtaaggaatggagtgagcatcattaataacataaaatttgcagactaaaccccaattatgacagaaaatatagaggatttacaaattcttatagaaatcattaacagataaaacaaaaagataggactaaactaaacagataaaagtcaatgtttacaaataagaaattgagtgtggttattagattgagatcgtcgaatgttatgtatggtcgcaactgctatatggggtagaagcttggaccctgagccaaatctgtaaaaaaattaaaggcattcgaaatgtggctatataggcgtatttttaaaattccttggactgtaaaagtctcaaacgaagaaccgttaagacgaattgtctatctggacatcgtatctgggttacagttcgaaacgataaatattctcttctacgcgtcatcatgcaaggaagagtagaggaaagaaaagtcttgggaagaaagacaaaatctggcagagaaatatcagagattggactaacagtgttgaagaaataatatatctaaaaaatctaaaagaatatctaatatatctataccggatcctgtaaaattttaaatacattaaattaaatctctcgtaaattataaagcctattcttagattaaaataacaaatttcttagtattatgatatgtagtattgtgataatgtgtaggtgtcagtattcttttaaaagagatttataggttggtatataaatttcacggttatgtgtcatacggtttcatctttcatacaaacattaaaaaccttaaaaagtttcattttacatacaattagcacgttggctctggaaatgagctataaatatgcattgttaaaaatggtatacatttatatagattattatatcgtcggtatactgcgaaaaccaggtaaatgtcggaataccgaaatcgagaaaaaacgtttttaaagtttagttttttattgtgaattaagcagtcagcttgtttttgatattaggtattctagtgaaagatgcatatatctgaaatgatattctatcattagtttgaaaaagttgagacacctatctgactaatcctaaatttaagttggaaatgctatcacttacctggttttacctgtaaatctaaataaatcaattactcttcaaataacatatttaacacaaatataataaaccaagtataatatttttcagttttgtgatcgatatatgaggcttttactaggtaatagcaatgttttaaggtattagtcgatattcatgacatttaactggttttccctgaaaattttattaacagctgtgtgtagttatagttattatttatatgaatgataggcagttttatagaaaaaaacaaatttatttcgaatataataataacaatattattattatgaggcttcctcgtccgattcgtcactaaaatcaggctctggcaagatgtctgttacatcatttcccgtttttaaattacgataccacccgtgatatttCTCCGGtatcacatagctgtaccaaatctctcttttttgctatgctaattggcaaatgtgcatcataaagtcgcttaagttcttcaagattgcttgtattagttgataacttggcgtgcttttttcttgttgactgccgtgcagtatcagtatggaaataattgaagcttgttgacatgtcataattaaaatagtctcttttaaaacattctctttgtctctcctttcatgaatctcattctttttatcttcaaccacattattttttcgccgttttggtcttttgtccggtttttaattaaagtgtgtgacaaattttttaaatcgtaAAAGTcatagtatttaaattctttacatttgtatggttctatacacactttttatcatcaaccttgatatttttagttcctcttgcattttgaaaaacagacaagtaatctggcatcccacAGATAGATCTGTTTTTTAGCGGTTTCAATACTACTATGgatagagtcaacttccatataggaatgtccagactctaaaaatttgtgttcaataatatttaaatgatcTATGTTTTGAACAGCCCTTAATAGCAAGGCTGCAATATTCTAATTACGATTCTCTCCCtcgcaggtatcagaaaataaacttatttcacttacttacatattctggaacacattttgataagtagtggagtataatgtTTCCTATTTCAGAACTTTCTCGTCTACCGTTGATTTCTGACCaggcaaaacagtaagctgcatttggtaatgcgacttcatatacacacaaattgtagacatataattttcgagaataatatagttgtccagtcaatccactt
It encodes:
- the LOC140446529 gene encoding uncharacterized protein, which gives rise to MKIKYHEFMQEYIQLGHMSKVEDKTDFNSETPNYYLSHHGVLKETSLTTKLRVVFDGSARTDSGLSLNDVLMVGPKLQDDLMCILLRFRKHNVVIASDIEKMYRQVFVCKTQQKLQQILWRFSDEQPVETYKLKTLTYGTAPAAFLAIRRLQQLAHENQLNLPLASQVILKDFYVDDLLTEGSSIEEVKSLKDKLNNILCTAGFSLRKWVSNKPEIFDEDIQIKGDIEHYLADDVTTKTLGLYWNSKIDSLQYKINFSNYTKVSKRTVLSLVSQIFDPLGLVGPVIIKAKLITQSLWQLKLNWDESLPLDLHTAWNQFRESIADLEKTHISRQVLCSNPINRQLHCFSDASESAYGAALYIRSLDQGGSCLVHFLCAKSRVAPLKTISLPRLELCGALLAAKLASEVIATIGVSFDEVHFWSDSMITLYWILGEPSQWKTFVGNRVSEIQRLSNGYSWHHVDSHDNPADIITRGYEPKLLNTSKLWWNGPPWLASHKLSWPTKALSNSHISIIPDQKVIQTFISTVQFAEIWNRFSSLAKLQRVFAYILRFVTNCKSSNNKTTGPFTVDEKERSFFYLVYMAQNEVFHQEIQTIKNQNQYLNRVKSYH